In Gambusia affinis linkage group LG06, SWU_Gaff_1.0, whole genome shotgun sequence, one DNA window encodes the following:
- the tubd1 gene encoding tubulin delta chain, with translation MSVVTVQLGQCGNQVGQELFDVICSDARDVHRKTYRTVSCERFFRQTTQGDLEARAVLIDMEPKVINHSMSKAAKSGRWRYRETSHFSQKQGSGNNWANGYCVHGPRHRDAVEELVRREVEHCDMLAGFIPIMSVAGGTGSGVGTFVTQCLRDVYPSSFVLNHLTWPYGTGEVIVQNYNSVLTLAHLYQLSDAILVHENDIVHKICSQLLKIKQISFSDINRVIAHQLGGVLQPTLSTASCGAYSRHPIGELMSALACHPEYKLLSVCTIPQMASSSIPFSTFSWPALLKHLRQMLIANSKMEGGIDWQVCPPPASAGRSRSLSAGSFNTSLANLLILRGKDVYSAETGGFEDSAIYTSWLPPDEALSLWKSPVPFNKYEKSATLVSNSQALLRPLDDMVRKAWNMFASRAYIHQYVKFGISEEDFLDSFTSLEQVISSYSELQ, from the exons ATGTCTGTGGTGACAGTCCAGCTGGGTCAGTGCGGTAACCAGGTGGGACAGGAGCTGTTTGACGTCATTTGTAGCGATGCACGAGACGTCCACAGGAAAACGTACAGAACGGTCAGCTGTGAGCGCTTCTTCCGCCAGACCACACAGGGAG aCCTTGAAGCCAGGGCGGTGTTGATTGATATGGAGCCCAAAGTGATCAACCACAGCATGAGCAAGGCTGCGAAGTCTGGCAGGTGGCGGTACAGAGAAACTTCCCACTTCAGCCAGAAACAGGGCTCTGGAAACAACTGGGCCAATGG GTATTGCGTCCATGGCCCTCGTCACAGAGACGCGGTGGAGGAGCTGGTGAGGAGGGAGGTGGAGCACTGCGACATGCTGGCAGGGTTCATCCCCATCATGAGTGTCGCAGGGGGGACAGGCTCAGGAGTCGGCACTTTCGTCACTCAGTGTCTCAGAGACGTCTACCCATCGTCGTTTGTCCTTAACCACCTTACCTGGCCATATGGGACTGGGGAA GTGATTGTCCAGAACTACAACTCAGTGCTGACGCTTGCACACCTCTACCAGCTCTCTGACGCCATCCTGGTGCACGAGAACGACATTGTGCACAAGATCTGCAGTCAGCTGCTGAAGATCAAGCAGATCTCTTTCAGTGACATCAACAGGGTCATCGCTCACCAGCTGGGTGGGGTGCTGCAGCCCACGCTCTCTACCGCTTCCTGTGGAGCGTACAGTAGGCATCCTATTG GTGAGTTGATGAGTGCTCTCGCCTGCCACCCAGAGTACAAGCTGCTGAGTGTGTGCACCATCCCCCAGATGGCCAGCTCCTCCATCCCCTTCAGCACCTTCAGCTGGCCAGCGCTGCTCAAACACCTGCGGCAGATGCTCATCGCCAACAGCAAGATGGAAGGAG gTATAGACTGGCAGGTCTGTCCACCTCCGGCCTCAGCGGGGAGGTCCAGGAGTCTCTCAGCTGGCAGCTTCAACACCTCCCTGGCCAACCTGCTCATCCTGAGGGGGAAGGACGTCTACAGTGCAGAGACGG GGGGATTTGAAGACTCAGCTATTTATACTTCATGGCTTCCACCAGATGAAGCACTTAGCTTGTGGAAATCCCCCGTTCCCTTCAATAAGTATGAGAAGTCTGCAACACTGGTTAGCAACAGCCAGGCTCTGCTCAGACCTCTGGATGACATGGTGAGAAAAGCCTGGAACATGTTTGCTTCCAG GGCCTACATCCATCAGTATGTTAAATTTGGGATCTCAGAGGAGGATTTTCTGGACAGCTTTACATCTCTTGAGCAGGTGATCTCCAGCTACTCTGAGCTTCAGTAG